GATGAGTGGGTAGAAGAGCTTTATGGCCCCATGACTGGATTGTCGGATGTAACAGTACCTCCCTTCCTGCTTGATACGCCAGAGACTCGTCAGGACCTGGCGAGTTACTATAATGAGATAACACGGTTCGATTACTTCATAGGGGAAGTCGTCAAGGAACTGGAAGAGCAAGAGGTATTAGATGAGACGCTGATCTTGGTTTTGGCGGATAACGGCAGACCTTTTCCGCGAGCTAAAACCCGCCTGCATGATTCTGGGATGAAGACCGCTTTGGTCGCGCATTGGCCAGATGGTATTAGTGATCCGGGTACCTGTGATAGTCTGGTGAGTGTCATTGATTTCGCACCCACATTTCTGGATGTCGCCGATGCAGAGCCCAATGAAACGTTTCAAGGGGTGAGTCTGCTTCCTTTATTTCAAAATATCCAAACAGACATAAGACAGTATGTTTTCTCGGAGCACAATTGGCATGACTATGAAGCACTTGCCAGAAGCATTCGAACCAATCAATGGTTGTACATCGAGAACTATAGAACCGAGTCCGCGTGGCAGGGGCCGGCTGACTCGGTGAGATCTCCGTCATTTGTACAGTTATTAGAAACGCATAAAGCGAATGGCTTGAGTGATGCCCAGAAAGATGTGTTCTTAGCACCGCGACCAGCGGCTGAGCTCTATCGGTTTCAGGATGATCCCCATCAGTTGCACAATTTGATAGAGGACGGCAAACACAAGGGGGTGCAGCGAGCCTTGTCAGGTGTGCTCAAAGTATGGCGGCTTGAAACGGGTGACTCCAATCCGGATCGTATATCGGAAGATCAATTTCACAACGAAACTGGATTGAGGATTTTTGAAGATCAGTCGTTTCGTGGTGAAACCCCCGGGGAATCTAATGTCGCTTCTGAAATAAATCGTCACGGCCCCAGGTAGGATCATGTATTTATTATTACCCGTGGGGTGAAGCTGTTTTCAAAATTAACGAATGGGCTTATCTAATTGCTCTGAGGGTGGAGTCGTTTGGATTGGTAGTAGTTTCTCTTAACATTAATTACCGCTAACTAGGGTGTTAAATTAAAGCAATCTCACCGCTTTAACGAATAGAAATTTCTTGACGCATCTAGGAGTTGCTTTTAATGTTTGTTCATCCCCTGTAGGTAGTATTTACTTATTTAGCCTATCTCTTTCCTCTCCTCCTTATTTCCCCATGATACCCTAGCAGACCTCCTCCAAAGTGGTCCTCATCAATGAGACGCAATTGCTGCGTGTACATTGGTATTCGCTTTTTGCTAAACCTCAATAAACGGTCGACTGAGACCTTACCCCAAACCCCAAACAGAACAAAATGAACAGGAAATTATTCCGAATCCCCTCCCTCTTCGTCGGCATTTTGCTGACTGTTCCTCTCTTCGCTTTTGCCCAAAACG
This genomic stretch from Opitutia bacterium ISCC 52 harbors:
- a CDS encoding sulfatase encodes the protein MSLRPLPSLFSFCFFILALGLSAQGQPNIIVFIADDVSWNDYGCYGNDGVRTPNIDALAANGIKFTNAYLTASSCSPSRASIITGRYPHNNGKAAELHLPIADHLPWIPELLQYEGYYTALSGKDHMKREDATHEEFWDHHDGGRVEGNRGGEANWVDITRARPDDQPFFFWFAAYDAHRQWEADDEWVEELYGPMTGLSDVTVPPFLLDTPETRQDLASYYNEITRFDYFIGEVVKELEEQEVLDETLILVLADNGRPFPRAKTRLHDSGMKTALVAHWPDGISDPGTCDSLVSVIDFAPTFLDVADAEPNETFQGVSLLPLFQNIQTDIRQYVFSEHNWHDYEALARSIRTNQWLYIENYRTESAWQGPADSVRSPSFVQLLETHKANGLSDAQKDVFLAPRPAAELYRFQDDPHQLHNLIEDGKHKGVQRALSGVLKVWRLETGDSNPDRISEDQFHNETGLRIFEDQSFRGETPGESNVASEINRHGPR